The Planococcus liqunii genome includes a region encoding these proteins:
- a CDS encoding glycosyl hydrolase family 28-related protein, with the protein MPFKSKSGKLFGNRPSKSELDTRSDINSTDGTYNVKCFGAKGDGTSDDWEVLQEAVDVIYRQLGGGALFFPPGLYRISRPLEVPDTDNAVSWIGHSSKSTVIAPSEPMDYLVRMRGEGGRIEGIKFRGTDPLNGYAQNAKVCMLATNIRDKAFSNAAFVWGAVHGLQITGEGNNNLCVFDRLCVFSQNGTIVKGRDGSGSADTVQFRGFNPERNDVHVGAYLKIGNGEGSVYHIDAVTSTSITVSPDLKEPLNEGSEYAIHIGCGLQTDRGSDNNVYGIYDCHFVGNAGAGLMVRGLYGHHIQGGNFDSNGIAGIHIGSGMINTTPAYSNTINHSYFEANGYANVILDYPSGLTVLDPLLAEPVDGTAGDVASITSLRSYYFDFDSTSISYNGRQYGYVAETDCDAPYEMEGTSQLAIDRPAGARRPAIIQLPPVPRHQFGEKLEIFVEDSGGQPVHLVCEHTGVNKQPGERGIFVPAGIGFVITVFYSPRNSSWMVSHTLPVQL; encoded by the coding sequence ATGCCTTTCAAATCAAAATCAGGGAAACTATTCGGCAACCGCCCAAGCAAAAGCGAGCTGGATACGCGCAGCGATATCAATTCGACGGATGGTACATACAACGTGAAATGCTTCGGCGCCAAAGGAGACGGGACATCGGATGACTGGGAAGTACTGCAGGAAGCGGTTGACGTGATTTACCGGCAGCTGGGCGGCGGTGCACTCTTTTTCCCGCCGGGCTTGTACCGGATCAGCCGGCCATTGGAAGTGCCGGACACAGACAATGCAGTTTCCTGGATCGGCCATAGCTCCAAATCGACCGTGATTGCCCCGTCCGAACCGATGGATTATCTGGTCCGGATGCGAGGAGAAGGCGGAAGGATCGAAGGTATCAAGTTCCGGGGGACGGATCCGTTGAACGGCTATGCCCAAAACGCCAAAGTCTGCATGCTTGCGACCAATATCCGGGACAAGGCATTTTCAAATGCTGCATTTGTCTGGGGAGCGGTGCATGGCCTGCAGATTACCGGCGAAGGCAATAACAATTTATGCGTCTTCGACCGGCTTTGTGTTTTCTCGCAAAATGGCACGATTGTAAAAGGAAGGGACGGCAGCGGTTCCGCGGATACGGTTCAATTCCGAGGTTTCAATCCGGAAAGAAACGATGTGCATGTCGGCGCGTATTTGAAAATTGGCAATGGGGAAGGCTCGGTTTACCACATCGATGCAGTCACTTCAACTAGCATCACCGTATCGCCCGACTTGAAAGAGCCTCTTAATGAAGGCAGCGAATACGCCATTCATATCGGCTGCGGTTTGCAGACAGACCGCGGCAGCGATAATAATGTCTACGGCATCTACGACTGCCATTTTGTCGGCAATGCCGGCGCCGGCCTCATGGTGCGTGGTCTTTATGGCCACCACATCCAAGGCGGCAATTTCGATTCAAACGGCATCGCCGGCATCCATATCGGTTCCGGCATGATCAATACGACGCCTGCTTATTCCAACACCATCAATCATTCTTATTTTGAAGCCAATGGCTATGCCAACGTCATTTTGGATTATCCATCCGGCCTGACGGTTCTGGATCCGCTGCTGGCAGAACCGGTCGACGGAACGGCGGGAGACGTCGCTTCGATCACGTCGCTGCGCAGCTATTATTTCGATTTTGACTCGACGAGTATCTCGTATAACGGGCGGCAGTATGGCTATGTGGCCGAAACAGACTGCGACGCTCCTTATGAGATGGAAGGAACTTCGCAGCTGGCCATTGACCGTCCGGCAGGTGCAAGAAGACCGGCCATTATCCAACTGCCTCCAGTGCCCCGCCACCAGTTCGGAGAAAAGCTTGAAATCTTTGTGGAAGACAGCGGTGGGCAGCCTGTCCATTTGGTCTGTGAACATACCGGGGTCAACAAGCAGCCCGGGGAGCGCGGAATCTTTGTTCCGGCAGGCATCGGGTTTGTCATTACCGTGTTTTACAGCCCGAGAAATTCCTCCTGGATGGTGTCGCATACTTTGCCGGTCCAACTATAA